One part of the Rutidosis leptorrhynchoides isolate AG116_Rl617_1_P2 chromosome 1, CSIRO_AGI_Rlap_v1, whole genome shotgun sequence genome encodes these proteins:
- the LOC139890753 gene encoding uncharacterized protein encodes MESVFRLCNCGEADKVKYATGTLSGGALTWWTAYAGTVGWTAALAIPWETLKTMMAGKYCPRNQVQKFEVEFWELRMKNLEFEEYNNRFLELAALCPSMGNVISAGKETIEATMLMTQNLVMAMKRNAKEKQTEVKAIDNKRKFEPTQGLCQNSNKKVGDTTTGGYAGKLPYCSRCEKHHNGKCNIQCGNCKKMGHLSKNCRLPAVTTYTPATKDQPFVPTCYSCGEIGHTKPNCPKKEDITKNADVGKANGRVFVMTAEEARDEEDVITDTKYLVEMANGKFVKVDRIYKECTLTLANKTFKVDLLPVELGSFDIVLWMDWLSAMKVGIQCFDKTINIPLETGEILEVNPDERRIEDFPEVFPDELPGLLPQRQVELQIDLIPDTAPIANAPY; translated from the exons atggaatctgtgTTTCGTCTGTGTAACTGCGGTGAAGCTGACAAGGTCAAGTATGCTACTGGAACTCTATCTGGTggagctttaacttggtggactgcataTGCTGGTACAGTTGGATGGACTGCTGCTCTAGCCATACCCTGGGAAACATTAAAAACCATGATGGCTGGCAAGTATTGTCCCAGGAATCAAGTCCAAAAATTTGAAGTCGAATTCTGGGAGTTAAGAATGAAAAATCTTGAATTTGAGGAGTACAACAATCGATTTCTGGAGCTAGCTGCTCTATGCCCTAGTATG GGGAATGTTATATCTGCTGGTAAAGAAACCATTGAGGCTACGATGTTGATGACTCAAAATCTGGTTATGGCTATGAAGAGAAATGCCAAGGAAAAACAAACCGAAGTAAAGGCTattgataacaaaagaaagtttGAGCCTACTCAAGGTTTATGTCAGAATTCAAACAAGAAAGTTGGTGATACTACAACAGGTGGTTATGCTGGTAAACTTCCCTACTGCTCAAGATGTGAAAAACATCACAATGGGAAGTGTAATATTCAATGTGGAAACTGTAAGAAGATGGGTCACCTGAGTAAAAATTGTAGACTTCCTGCTGTTACAACATATACTCCTGCAACTAAAGACCAGCCCTTTGTTCCTACTTGCTATTCTTGTGGTGAAATAGGACATACAAAACCCAATTGTCCTAAGAAGGAGGATATCACTAAGAATGCAGATGTTGGCAAGGCTAATGGTCGAGTATTCGTCATGACTGCTGAAGAAGCTAGGGACGAAGAGGATGTCATCACTG ACACTAAGTATCTTGTAGAAATGGCTAACGGTAAATTTGTAAAAGTTGACCGGATCTACAAGGAATGTACTCTGACTCTAGCCAATAAAACCTTCAAGGTTGACTTATTGCCTgttgaactaggaagctttgatataGTCTTATGGATGGATTGGTTATCCGCGATGAAAGTGGGTATCCAGTGTTTTGATAAGACAATTAATATTCCTCTCGAAACTGGTGAAATTCTT GAAGTCAATCCAGATGAACGGCGTATTGAAgactttcctgaagtctttcctgaTGAACTCCCTGGTCTTCTACCACAAAGACAAGTCGAGCTTCAAATCGATTTGATCCCCGATACTGCACCTATTGCAAATGCACCATACTAG